The Solibacillus daqui genome has a segment encoding these proteins:
- a CDS encoding helix-turn-helix domain-containing protein, whose translation MNIGMEIKKLRTEKGITLKELSEKSELSVGFLSQLERGLTTIAVDSLEKLAAILEVHLTHFFDYPLKKKELVLRSYEQEIMDSVEGGFIKYSLSSNMENKQLVPRLIEILPQKKDEEIVSYTHEGEEFVYVLEGILTVYINGIRHEVYPGDSVHMDSTISHNWANYTNKNVKLIAINTPNYMYNRG comes from the coding sequence ATGAATATAGGAATGGAAATAAAGAAATTGAGAACTGAAAAAGGAATTACGTTGAAAGAGTTAAGTGAAAAAAGCGAATTATCTGTTGGATTTCTATCTCAATTAGAAAGAGGGCTTACTACCATAGCAGTTGACTCACTTGAAAAACTAGCTGCTATTTTGGAGGTACATTTAACACACTTTTTTGATTATCCACTCAAAAAGAAAGAGTTGGTTTTAAGAAGTTATGAACAAGAAATAATGGATTCCGTAGAAGGCGGCTTTATTAAGTATAGTTTAAGTTCAAATATGGAAAATAAACAGCTTGTTCCAAGGCTTATTGAAATTCTTCCTCAAAAGAAGGATGAAGAAATCGTATCCTATACGCATGAGGGGGAAGAGTTCGTTTATGTTTTAGAAGGAATCTTAACCGTTTACATCAATGGTATAAGGCATGAAGTATATCCAGGTGATAGTGTTCATATGGACTCAACTATTTCCCACAATTGGGCTAATTATACGAATAAAAACGTAAAGCTAATAGCGATTAATACGCCTAATTATATGTATAACAGAGGCTGA
- a CDS encoding DUF4822 domain-containing protein, giving the protein MNKKLKFASLVVFSSLTILAACNDETVTEKTNSTEPVEQQEKQEQTSQVETENQLTKGQEMVNLLGSTDWQGTKVYDKDNNDLTKENANFIGLAKYDAETGRYEFFDAATKETRGDEGTFFVTNDGKKRILISNTKQYQAVVEMTELSEDIFTYKRMGKDAAGNDVEVYVEHIPYEESKLAFTNPGQNLVATTGTILTDVDGDKILSETLWQGTKVLDEQGNDVTEQNANFISIAKFDLTTNQYEFFNVETGESRGDFGYFDVINSNKVRAHVSLGEKKYGAALELTELNDSKFTYKRMGKDAAGNEVTIFVEHEPYKGEFNPNFSF; this is encoded by the coding sequence ATGAATAAAAAATTAAAATTTGCATCATTGGTAGTATTTAGCTCATTAACAATTTTAGCTGCATGTAACGACGAGACAGTAACGGAGAAAACGAATTCAACGGAACCAGTTGAGCAACAAGAGAAACAGGAGCAAACATCACAAGTTGAAACGGAAAACCAGCTTACAAAAGGTCAGGAAATGGTTAATCTTTTAGGGAGTACAGATTGGCAAGGAACAAAGGTTTACGATAAAGATAATAATGACTTAACAAAGGAAAATGCAAACTTTATTGGTTTGGCGAAGTATGATGCTGAAACAGGTCGCTATGAATTTTTTGATGCAGCGACAAAGGAAACACGAGGAGATGAAGGGACATTCTTTGTGACAAATGATGGGAAGAAACGAATTTTAATTTCTAATACGAAGCAGTATCAAGCTGTTGTGGAGATGACGGAACTGAGCGAAGATATTTTCACATACAAGCGCATGGGCAAAGATGCAGCTGGCAATGATGTAGAAGTTTATGTTGAACATATTCCGTACGAAGAATCAAAATTAGCATTTACAAATCCAGGACAAAATTTAGTGGCAACGACAGGCACGATTTTGACGGACGTAGATGGTGATAAAATTTTAAGTGAAACATTATGGCAAGGAACAAAAGTACTGGATGAGCAGGGGAATGATGTGACAGAGCAAAATGCGAACTTTATTAGCATCGCTAAATTTGACCTAACAACAAATCAATATGAATTTTTCAATGTTGAAACAGGGGAGAGCCGTGGGGACTTTGGTTACTTTGATGTGATTAATAGTAATAAAGTGCGCGCACATGTATCGCTAGGTGAAAAAAAATATGGGGCTGCTCTTGAGCTGACAGAATTAAACGATAGCAAGTTCACATATAAGCGAATGGGTAAAGATGCAGCAGGCAATGAAGTGACTATTTTTGTTGAGCATGAGCCATATAAGGGAGAATTCAATCCAAATTTCAGCTTTTAA
- a CDS encoding putative protein N(5)-glutamine methyltransferase: MEKCIINRLRSAGCVFAEDETRLLILEAQTPEDLKKMVEMRADGLPLEYVVGYAEFCSLRIEVDRGVFVPRQRTEFLVHQAEALSCSGDIVVDLCCGSGAVGVALAAALGRVELYSVDIDPVAVRCAGRNVTDFGGHVFEGDLYKALPISLKGHVNILVANVPYVPTKAIKLLPQEARLHEPKVALDGGEDGLDIQRRVAEEAFLWLAPGGHLLIETSEKQAPETIEIFASAGLTTKVARDDELDATVVIGSNSGF; the protein is encoded by the coding sequence ATGGAAAAATGTATAATTAACAGGCTTCGGAGCGCGGGTTGTGTTTTCGCAGAAGATGAGACCAGGTTACTTATCCTGGAGGCACAAACTCCAGAGGATCTCAAGAAAATGGTGGAAATGCGAGCCGATGGTTTACCTCTTGAATATGTTGTTGGATACGCAGAGTTCTGTAGTTTGCGGATAGAAGTGGATCGAGGCGTTTTCGTGCCTCGCCAACGTACCGAATTTCTTGTTCACCAGGCAGAAGCCCTGTCTTGTTCTGGTGATATCGTCGTTGACCTATGTTGTGGGTCAGGTGCTGTGGGTGTAGCACTGGCAGCAGCTTTAGGACGAGTTGAATTGTATTCTGTTGACATTGACCCTGTCGCAGTACGATGCGCTGGCCGCAACGTTACGGATTTCGGTGGCCATGTTTTTGAAGGTGACTTGTATAAAGCTCTGCCTATCTCACTTAAAGGCCATGTGAACATCCTAGTTGCGAATGTACCTTACGTACCTACAAAGGCAATCAAGCTGCTCCCACAGGAGGCTCGCCTACATGAACCGAAGGTGGCGCTTGACGGTGGAGAGGATGGACTTGACATTCAGCGAAGAGTAGCAGAAGAAGCATTTCTTTGGCTAGCACCGGGAGGCCATCTTTTGATAGAGACGAGCGAAAAGCAGGCACCTGAGACCATTGAAATCTTCGCTAGCGCTGGGCTTACCACGAAAGTGGCTAGAGACGATGAACTGGACGCTACTGTCGTTATCGGATCGAATTCTGGTTTTTAG
- the eutH gene encoding ethanolamine utilization protein EutH has translation MDKFILFVIGSFFVIGAIDYITGTHLKLGGKFEEGIKTMGALGLGMIGIISLVPIFTDFLSAVIIPICRVFGLDPSIVPAAFLAVDMGGYQMASQLASTEEMGAFSGIIIASTLGATISFSIPVALGMLSKEDEGYFSKGVLVGIITIPIGCLAAGLWQKIDINLLVLNLIPIFVFAIILGVGLLKIPHVFIKVFNGFGKLIVCLSIIGLLLQGIDVIFGVRLVSGLAPLAESTVIVAKIAIVLGGAYPMLAFINRIFKNSFEKIGKRFGINSVSVAGILGSLASNLLIFGTFKEMNPKGKVVATAFGVSGAFVFGGQLGFVSGVAPDMIGAFIISKLTAGIISIVLAIWLYDREHKQI, from the coding sequence ATGGATAAATTCATATTATTTGTAATTGGTTCTTTTTTTGTCATCGGTGCGATTGATTATATTACGGGAACTCATTTGAAGCTGGGTGGGAAATTTGAGGAAGGTATAAAGACCATGGGAGCTTTAGGGCTTGGCATGATCGGTATAATTTCTTTAGTACCTATTTTTACCGACTTTTTATCTGCTGTGATTATTCCAATCTGTCGCGTTTTTGGTTTAGACCCTTCTATTGTTCCGGCAGCATTTTTAGCTGTAGATATGGGCGGCTATCAGATGGCTAGTCAGTTAGCATCGACAGAGGAAATGGGTGCATTTTCAGGGATTATCATTGCCTCTACTTTAGGAGCCACAATTAGTTTTTCAATACCAGTCGCGTTAGGGATGCTTTCTAAAGAGGATGAAGGCTATTTTTCTAAAGGTGTGCTAGTTGGAATTATTACTATCCCAATAGGATGTCTTGCAGCGGGCTTATGGCAAAAAATAGATATCAATCTATTAGTGTTAAATCTGATACCTATCTTTGTTTTTGCCATTATTTTAGGGGTAGGGTTATTAAAAATTCCACATGTTTTTATAAAAGTTTTTAATGGATTTGGAAAGCTTATCGTATGTCTGAGTATTATTGGGTTACTTTTACAAGGAATAGATGTGATATTTGGTGTAAGGCTTGTATCAGGATTAGCACCACTAGCTGAATCTACAGTGATAGTGGCCAAGATTGCCATTGTTTTAGGTGGCGCATATCCGATGCTAGCATTTATTAATCGAATTTTTAAAAATAGTTTTGAGAAAATAGGGAAAAGATTTGGGATTAATTCTGTATCAGTAGCAGGCATTCTAGGAAGTTTAGCTAGTAATTTATTAATATTTGGAACTTTTAAGGAAATGAATCCTAAAGGAAAAGTAGTAGCTACTGCCTTTGGGGTGAGTGGCGCATTTGTATTTGGTGGACAACTTGGGTTTGTGTCTGGAGTAGCACCAGACATGATAGGCGCATTTATCATATCAAAGCTTACAGCCGGAATCATAAGTATTGTGCTAGCTATCTGGTTGTATGACCGTGAACATAAACAAATTTGA
- a CDS encoding response regulator transcription factor — protein MVASRILIIEDDLSIAELQRDYLEIHSIEADIVTDGFEGMNCAINEAYDLVVIDLMLPSMNGFEICRRIREVKNIPLMVVSAKKEDVDKVRALGLGADDYMTKPFSPSELVARVQAHIKRYKQLTGVGQAVEYIEMNNIVVDKAARKVFVLGKEITFTTKEFDLLVFFMEHPNRVWTKEQLFRQLWYMDDLDGDVFTVVVHVGRIRDKLKKGKLSELPIETIWGSGYRFNY, from the coding sequence ATGGTAGCATCACGAATTTTAATTATTGAAGATGATCTAAGCATTGCGGAATTGCAGCGAGATTATTTAGAAATTCATTCAATAGAAGCGGATATTGTAACAGATGGTTTTGAAGGGATGAATTGTGCAATTAATGAAGCATATGACTTAGTTGTGATAGATCTAATGCTTCCTTCAATGAATGGATTTGAAATTTGTCGCCGTATTCGCGAGGTGAAAAATATTCCACTCATGGTTGTGTCAGCAAAAAAGGAAGATGTTGATAAAGTTCGTGCCCTTGGTTTAGGTGCGGATGATTATATGACAAAACCATTTAGTCCTAGTGAATTGGTTGCACGTGTCCAAGCGCATATAAAACGCTACAAACAGTTAACAGGCGTAGGGCAAGCAGTAGAGTATATCGAAATGAATAATATTGTTGTAGATAAGGCAGCGCGTAAGGTTTTTGTGCTCGGCAAAGAAATTACATTTACAACTAAGGAGTTTGATTTACTCGTCTTTTTTATGGAACATCCGAATCGTGTATGGACGAAGGAACAGCTTTTTCGCCAATTATGGTATATGGATGATCTGGATGGGGATGTATTCACTGTTGTGGTACATGTCGGGCGCATTCGTGACAAATTAAAAAAGGGGAAGTTGTCAGAGCTACCGATTGAAACCATTTGGGGCAGCGGTTATCGTTTTAACTATTGA
- a CDS encoding aminopeptidase P family protein produces the protein MNSRDRVEKLRQLMKENQMDAYIIPSFDAHQSEYVAEHWKGRQWLSGFTGSAGTVVITLEDAGLWTDGRYYIQAEKQLEGSGIKLFRMMDPGVPFYSEWLANVLNEGNIVGFDGNVFSTTMVKRMEADLKAKQITLKIDQDLIGELWEDRPEIPKEPLFTHDVNYAGKSRVEKLNEVRQEMKNKGANYYILTSLDDIAWLLNIRGNDVPNSPVVIANVIVAEHTCYLFIDSYKVPASVKEELEAEGIELKANHEIQPFLESLSGNDAVMLDSTRTNIRLYNGINSEAKKIESPNITTDLKAIKNDVEIKNLKACEIKDGLAMVKFIKWLKGSVAKEEITEIAAEEKLEHFRNEQEGFVGPSFDTIAGYKEHAAMMHYKANKETQHTLKDEGLFLIDSGGQYYDGTTDITRTLVLGKLTDEQKRDYTLVLKGFIALSAVKFLYGATGSHLDILARQPIWQYGIDYKCGTGHGVGFFLNVHEGPQSIRNDSNNVTLEKGMIITNEPGIYLEGKHGIRIENMMLVVEDEKTEFGQFMKFEAITYCPIDLAGIDKEMLTKSEKEWLNNYHQEVYTKLAPHLNEEERVWLREETKEI, from the coding sequence ATGAATAGTAGAGATAGAGTCGAAAAGTTAAGACAGCTAATGAAAGAAAATCAAATGGATGCCTATATCATTCCTAGTTTTGATGCACATCAGAGTGAATATGTAGCAGAACATTGGAAAGGCAGACAATGGCTATCAGGATTTACAGGGTCTGCAGGTACGGTAGTTATTACATTAGAGGATGCTGGGCTATGGACAGATGGTAGATACTATATTCAAGCAGAAAAGCAGCTTGAAGGCTCAGGAATCAAATTATTCAGAATGATGGATCCAGGGGTGCCATTTTATTCAGAATGGCTTGCAAATGTTCTGAATGAAGGGAATATTGTAGGCTTTGATGGAAATGTTTTTTCAACTACTATGGTTAAAAGAATGGAAGCCGATCTAAAAGCCAAGCAAATCACATTAAAAATAGATCAAGATTTAATTGGTGAACTGTGGGAAGACAGACCGGAGATTCCGAAAGAACCATTATTCACGCATGACGTAAACTATGCGGGCAAATCACGCGTAGAAAAATTAAATGAAGTAAGACAAGAAATGAAAAATAAGGGAGCCAATTATTATATTTTAACTTCCCTTGATGACATTGCATGGCTGTTGAATATAAGAGGAAACGATGTGCCGAACAGTCCAGTTGTAATAGCGAATGTAATCGTAGCCGAACATACATGTTATTTATTTATTGATTCTTACAAGGTTCCGGCTTCAGTGAAAGAAGAGTTAGAGGCTGAAGGGATCGAGTTAAAAGCGAATCATGAAATACAACCGTTCTTGGAAAGTCTTTCAGGCAATGATGCTGTGATGTTAGATTCTACAAGAACGAATATCCGTCTATACAATGGCATTAACAGTGAGGCAAAGAAAATTGAAAGTCCTAACATCACGACGGATTTAAAGGCTATTAAAAATGACGTGGAGATAAAAAATTTAAAAGCGTGTGAAATTAAAGATGGATTGGCCATGGTGAAATTTATAAAATGGCTAAAGGGCTCTGTAGCGAAAGAAGAAATTACAGAGATTGCTGCAGAAGAAAAATTAGAACATTTCAGAAATGAGCAGGAAGGATTTGTTGGACCTAGCTTTGATACAATAGCAGGCTATAAAGAACATGCTGCGATGATGCATTATAAAGCCAATAAAGAAACCCAACATACGCTTAAGGATGAAGGTCTGTTTTTAATTGATTCAGGTGGCCAGTATTATGATGGAACAACAGATATTACAAGAACGCTTGTTTTAGGAAAGCTTACCGATGAACAAAAAAGAGATTACACTTTGGTGTTAAAAGGATTTATTGCATTAAGCGCAGTAAAATTTTTATACGGAGCAACCGGTTCTCATTTAGATATTCTAGCAAGACAACCGATTTGGCAGTACGGCATTGACTATAAATGCGGGACAGGACATGGGGTAGGTTTCTTCTTGAATGTTCATGAAGGACCACAAAGCATAAGAAATGATTCGAATAATGTTACCTTAGAAAAAGGCATGATCATTACGAATGAACCGGGAATCTACCTAGAAGGTAAGCATGGAATTAGAATTGAAAATATGATGCTGGTAGTTGAAGATGAAAAAACTGAGTTCGGTCAATTTATGAAGTTTGAAGCAATCACATATTGCCCAATTGATTTAGCTGGCATAGATAAAGAGATGTTAACAAAGAGTGAAAAGGAATGGTTAAACAATTATCATCAAGAGGTATACACAAAGCTAGCTCCTCATTTAAATGAAGAGGAACGCGTGTGGCTAAGAGAAGAAACTAAGGAAATCTAA
- a CDS encoding sensor histidine kinase: MTIKNRFLISYIGGIFIASVSILLILCIAFYVTTGSIPTPKTLYQSFTKQRSLSPEEELAYVELRNIAKSTPDQLIGEAMLNKLQQLEQLSLGLVIRKDEDILYYSEELVERSLIVHFPDFDTNNIETKGTIDNAGRMYRYIKYDFYYSDQTKGSVLVLKKENSLLEFLTRWGLLISMLILFVSVAAMLFLNHQIRKSIIQPIEKLGQTMSGIRNGDMMMKTSILPENTAKEVQQLMANFEQMREALLASIEEQQNLENNRKELVASISHDLKTPITSIIGYVEGLREGVAETPEKREKYLKTIHSKSLALNHLIEELFLYSKLDAEAVQFHFERTSLPDFLAHVVEEFQLSNRQVHIDLQVSGKVYVQIDRMHMNRAINNLIENSIKFQKATGPLMIIVEVIAVSRFVQLIVKDNGQGISEEKLPYVFDHFYRGEEARTSATGGSGLGLAIVKQIVEKHKGQVKVQSTLHEGTSVIIVLEKA, translated from the coding sequence ATGACAATAAAAAATCGATTTCTCATTTCATATATTGGGGGTATTTTTATTGCGAGCGTCTCCATTCTTCTAATTTTATGTATTGCTTTTTATGTAACGACAGGATCGATACCGACGCCGAAAACATTGTATCAATCTTTTACGAAGCAGCGTTCCTTGAGCCCAGAAGAGGAGCTTGCTTATGTGGAGTTACGAAATATAGCGAAAAGTACGCCGGACCAACTAATAGGAGAGGCTATGCTAAATAAATTACAACAATTAGAGCAGCTATCTCTTGGTCTCGTGATTCGTAAGGATGAGGACATTTTATATTATTCGGAGGAGCTAGTTGAAAGGTCGCTTATTGTGCATTTCCCTGATTTTGATACAAACAATATTGAAACAAAGGGTACCATAGATAATGCAGGGAGAATGTACCGTTACATTAAATATGATTTTTATTACAGCGATCAGACTAAAGGTAGTGTTCTTGTATTAAAAAAGGAAAATAGCTTATTAGAATTTCTGACAAGATGGGGATTGCTTATTAGTATGCTCATTTTGTTCGTTTCAGTTGCAGCTATGCTTTTTTTGAATCATCAAATACGCAAATCAATTATTCAGCCCATTGAAAAATTAGGTCAAACAATGTCCGGTATTCGAAATGGGGACATGATGATGAAGACATCTATTTTGCCGGAAAATACTGCAAAAGAAGTGCAGCAGTTGATGGCAAATTTTGAACAAATGCGAGAAGCATTACTTGCATCGATTGAGGAGCAGCAAAATCTTGAAAATAACCGAAAAGAATTAGTGGCAAGTATTTCACATGATTTAAAAACGCCGATTACCTCTATTATTGGTTATGTAGAAGGATTGAGGGAAGGTGTTGCTGAAACACCTGAAAAGCGGGAAAAGTATTTAAAAACAATCCATTCTAAATCACTTGCCTTAAATCATTTAATAGAGGAGCTTTTTCTCTATTCAAAGCTTGATGCAGAAGCAGTACAATTCCATTTTGAACGTACTTCATTGCCAGATTTTCTAGCGCATGTTGTAGAGGAGTTTCAATTATCTAATCGACAGGTACACATTGACTTGCAAGTTTCTGGTAAAGTGTATGTGCAGATTGACCGTATGCATATGAATCGTGCAATTAATAATCTAATTGAAAATAGTATAAAGTTTCAAAAGGCGACGGGGCCATTAATGATTATTGTTGAAGTAATTGCTGTGTCTCGCTTTGTACAATTAATTGTTAAAGATAACGGGCAAGGGATTTCGGAGGAAAAATTGCCCTATGTATTTGATCATTTTTATCGCGGGGAGGAAGCTCGAACATCAGCAACAGGTGGCAGTGGCTTAGGGCTTGCGATTGTGAAGCAAATTGTTGAAAAGCATAAAGGTCAGGTAAAAGTTCAAAGTACGTTACATGAAGGCACATCTGTAATCATTGTTTTGGAAAAGGCTTAA
- a CDS encoding ankyrin repeat domain-containing protein: MAHQSGELLQAVEANNLEKVQDILKDSSYPINETNKNDETPLLIATHKNYIEIAKALINAGADVNQQDRIQDSPYLYAGAQGKTEILAYILENATPDHQVYNRYGGNALIPAAEKGHLANVKLLLADGKMDINHQNSFGYTALIEAAH, encoded by the coding sequence ATGGCACATCAATCAGGTGAATTGCTTCAAGCGGTTGAAGCGAACAATCTTGAAAAAGTACAGGACATTTTAAAAGATTCATCTTATCCAATTAATGAAACGAATAAAAATGATGAAACACCGTTGTTAATTGCTACACATAAAAATTATATTGAAATTGCAAAAGCTCTAATTAATGCAGGGGCAGATGTTAACCAACAAGACAGGATTCAAGATAGCCCTTATTTATATGCAGGTGCACAAGGTAAAACAGAGATCTTAGCTTATATACTTGAAAATGCAACACCCGATCACCAGGTGTACAATCGATATGGTGGCAATGCATTAATCCCAGCTGCTGAAAAGGGCCATTTAGCTAATGTAAAGTTACTTTTAGCGGATGGAAAAATGGATATCAATCATCAAAATAGCTTTGGCTATACAGCTTTAATTGAAGCAGCGCATTAA
- a CDS encoding DUF3427 domain-containing protein codes for MEQIIKKLENSLYKGFIDQNRAVSSQFKPKLLSNKAHENVLTTLLQELKTCNSFTFSVAFITEGGLATLKTMLYDLQKKGIFGRILTSTFLQFNQPKMFKELLKLTNVEVRITDIKGFHSKGYIFEHTDYYSLIVGSSNLTDSALKANYEWNVYLNSLENGEIIQHFKNQFEHTWNQAAPLTIEWIESYQPLYLENMQQTSKVASPPLYVTNPLKESLLILPNKMQTAALEQLKLLRESGAQKGLIISATGTGKTYLSAFDVRNAAPKRLLFIVHREQILNKAMADYRKILLGDESEYGILSGTSKNTNARYLFATVQTMSRDPYLQQFAKDHFDYILIDEVHRAGAESYLKIINYFTPQFLLGMTATPERTDNFNIYELFDYNIAYEIRLQEALAEEMLCPFHYFGVTDYIKGDELIDETADLQKLLVKERVDHIIEKISYYGFSGNRVKGLMFCSKKEEARELSNILNQRGLKTCVLTGDDSQDAREQAIEQLRIGELEYILTVDIFNEGIDIPFLNQIVMLRQTQSSIIFIQQLGRGLRKHNDKDYVTIIDFIGNYKNNYLIPIALSGDKTMNKDNVRRNTVNTDYIQGVSTINFEEIAKKQIFDAINNTNLSTLKMLKDSYFEVKNRIGRIPLLIDFIQQNSLDPEVIINYSPNYYDFLLKLKEDIAPITDYEKSILALIGKDFLPGKRIHELLLLKLLAEQETLSEQQFISVLHDHNAYLNEDTLLGIENVFSLNFFVEVDKKKFGQKPVIIKSNSNYMFNEELQLSLQDANFKQYFVDLLDCAFIKNEQFLNDEPFKLYEKYSRREVCRLLDWEKNEEGTLNGGRPKNGDFPIFVNYHKNDENDSETNYMDEFLSNDTFKWCSTKNRYIDKSKEMQILINSVANGTNVYLFVKKDNGEGKDFYYLGRCDVNPASAKPDQILDKGSYYPVVTMEMVLEQPIQYDIYHYLVEE; via the coding sequence ATGGAACAGATTATAAAAAAGCTTGAAAACTCTTTATATAAAGGATTCATCGATCAAAATAGAGCTGTTTCTTCACAATTTAAACCGAAATTATTATCAAATAAAGCGCATGAAAATGTTTTAACTACCCTGCTTCAAGAACTGAAAACTTGTAATTCATTTACATTTTCTGTTGCATTCATTACAGAAGGTGGACTAGCCACTTTAAAAACGATGCTCTATGATTTACAGAAAAAAGGGATTTTCGGACGTATTTTAACTTCTACTTTTCTACAATTTAATCAGCCGAAAATGTTTAAAGAGCTTCTTAAATTAACAAATGTTGAAGTCCGAATTACTGATATTAAAGGATTCCATTCAAAAGGATATATTTTTGAACATACCGATTACTATTCACTAATTGTAGGAAGTTCAAATTTAACGGACAGTGCATTAAAAGCAAATTATGAATGGAATGTTTATTTAAACTCACTTGAAAATGGAGAAATTATTCAGCATTTTAAAAATCAATTTGAACATACGTGGAATCAAGCTGCACCTTTAACGATTGAATGGATTGAATCATACCAACCACTCTATCTTGAAAACATGCAACAGACTTCAAAAGTTGCTTCACCACCACTGTATGTAACAAACCCTTTAAAGGAAAGCCTATTAATACTGCCAAACAAAATGCAAACAGCTGCCTTAGAACAATTAAAATTATTACGGGAATCAGGAGCTCAAAAAGGGCTGATTATTTCTGCTACCGGAACGGGTAAAACGTATCTTTCAGCATTTGATGTTCGAAATGCTGCACCAAAGCGATTGCTATTTATCGTTCACCGTGAACAAATTTTAAATAAAGCCATGGCTGATTATCGAAAAATTTTACTTGGCGACGAATCCGAATATGGTATTTTATCAGGAACTTCTAAGAATACCAATGCACGTTATTTATTTGCTACCGTTCAAACAATGTCTCGTGACCCATACTTACAGCAATTTGCTAAAGACCACTTTGATTACATATTAATTGATGAAGTTCATCGTGCAGGTGCGGAATCCTATTTAAAAATTATTAATTATTTTACGCCTCAGTTTTTATTAGGCATGACAGCAACCCCTGAACGTACTGACAATTTCAATATTTATGAGCTATTCGATTACAATATTGCATATGAAATCCGCCTTCAAGAAGCGTTAGCGGAAGAAATGCTTTGTCCGTTTCATTATTTCGGTGTTACCGATTATATAAAAGGCGATGAGTTAATTGATGAGACAGCTGATTTACAAAAGCTCCTAGTGAAAGAACGTGTCGATCATATTATCGAAAAAATTTCATACTACGGCTTCTCTGGAAATCGCGTTAAAGGATTAATGTTTTGCAGTAAAAAAGAGGAAGCGCGTGAACTTTCAAATATATTGAATCAACGTGGCTTAAAAACTTGCGTGCTAACGGGGGACGACTCTCAAGATGCACGTGAACAAGCAATTGAACAACTTAGAATTGGCGAATTAGAATATATTTTAACTGTAGATATTTTCAATGAAGGCATTGATATTCCATTTTTAAATCAGATTGTTATGCTACGCCAAACGCAATCAAGCATCATTTTCATTCAACAACTTGGACGAGGTTTACGAAAACATAATGACAAAGATTACGTTACAATTATTGATTTTATCGGAAATTATAAAAATAACTATTTAATTCCGATTGCCCTTTCAGGCGACAAAACAATGAATAAAGACAATGTGCGACGTAATACCGTTAACACAGATTACATTCAAGGGGTTTCTACAATTAATTTTGAGGAGATTGCGAAGAAACAAATTTTTGATGCGATTAATAATACAAATCTCTCTACATTAAAAATGCTAAAGGATAGTTATTTTGAAGTGAAAAATCGGATTGGACGTATCCCATTACTAATAGATTTTATTCAGCAAAACTCACTCGATCCCGAGGTAATTATTAATTATAGTCCAAACTATTATGACTTCTTATTAAAATTGAAAGAAGATATTGCACCGATTACCGACTATGAAAAATCCATTCTGGCATTAATCGGTAAAGATTTTTTACCTGGTAAAAGAATTCATGAACTACTGCTATTAAAACTTTTAGCTGAACAAGAAACCCTTTCAGAACAACAATTTATTTCGGTACTTCACGATCATAATGCCTATCTTAACGAAGACACCCTACTAGGGATAGAAAATGTATTTTCTTTAAACTTTTTCGTAGAAGTTGATAAAAAGAAATTCGGCCAAAAACCTGTAATCATTAAGTCGAACTCAAACTACATGTTCAATGAAGAATTGCAGCTATCACTTCAGGATGCGAACTTTAAGCAATACTTTGTCGATCTACTAGACTGTGCCTTTATTAAAAACGAGCAATTTCTAAATGATGAACCGTTTAAGCTTTATGAAAAATATTCTCGTCGTGAGGTATGCCGTTTATTAGATTGGGAGAAAAATGAAGAAGGTACACTTAACGGTGGTCGTCCCAAGAACGGAGATTTCCCGATTTTCGTAAATTATCATAAAAATGATGAAAATGATTCTGAAACAAATTACATGGATGAGTTCTTATCAAACGACACGTTTAAATGGTGCTCAACTAAAAATCGATACATCGATAAATCAAAGGAAATGCAGATTCTTATTAACTCAGTAGCTAATGGAACAAATGTTTACCTGTTTGTAAAAAAAGACAATGGCGAAGGTAAAGACTTCTATTATTTAGGTCGTTGTGATGTAAATCCAGCTTCAGCTAAACCGGATCAAATTTTAGATAAAGGTTCCTATTATCCTGTTGTTACAATGGAAATGGTGTTAGAACAGCCGATTCAATACGATATTTATCATTATCTAGTTGAAGAATAA